Proteins found in one Rhodobacter capsulatus SB 1003 genomic segment:
- a CDS encoding pseudouridine synthase: MNDIHETPAQTLTADTAERIAKVIARSGVASRRDAEKMILAGRVTVNGKKVDSPALDVKPADKVAIDGKPIDAPQETRLWLYYKPLGLVTTEKDEQGRRTIFDEMPEEMPRVLNVGRLDLNSEGLLLLTNDGGLKRRLELPETGWLRKYRVRVNGRPTTETFDPLRRGITIDGEDFQPMEVSLDRQQGANAWLTVGIREGKNREIRRAMGEVGMTVNRLIRVSYGPFRLNDMEPGAVVEVKRKMLRDQLGDRLLLGVEDGKPPRSERMAPKPGARRPRPEGGEGEERKGFGRQRDFAGAEGDRKPKSFGMKSHREEGERKPFARREDGERKPYARREDGDRKPYAPRDGEKKPYARREDGDRKPYAPRDGEKKPYSRREDGDRKPYAPRDGERKPYARREDGDRKPYAPRDGEKKPYARREDGDRKPYAPRDGERKPYARREDGDRKPYAPRDGEKKPYARREDGDRKPYAPRDGEKKPYARREDGDRKPYAPRDGEKKPYARREDGDRKPYAPRDGEKKPYARREDGDRKPYAPRDGEAGKSFGPRGGKLGFKSEGFKSHGGKPGGKPRSEGFKSHAGGDKRPFGGKPGPKRG, encoded by the coding sequence ATGAACGATATTCACGAAACCCCCGCCCAGACTCTGACTGCCGATACGGCCGAACGCATCGCCAAGGTGATTGCGCGCTCGGGCGTCGCCTCGCGCCGCGATGCGGAAAAGATGATCCTTGCGGGCCGGGTGACGGTGAACGGCAAGAAGGTCGACAGCCCCGCGCTGGATGTGAAACCCGCGGACAAGGTGGCGATCGACGGCAAGCCGATCGACGCGCCGCAGGAAACCCGGCTCTGGCTTTACTACAAGCCGCTGGGCCTTGTGACGACCGAGAAGGACGAACAGGGCCGGCGCACGATTTTCGACGAGATGCCCGAGGAAATGCCGCGGGTGCTGAATGTCGGCCGGCTTGACCTCAATTCCGAGGGGCTGCTTTTGCTGACCAATGACGGCGGGCTGAAGCGGCGGCTCGAGCTGCCGGAAACCGGCTGGCTGCGCAAATACCGCGTGCGGGTGAACGGCCGCCCGACGACCGAGACCTTTGATCCCTTGCGCCGCGGCATCACCATCGACGGCGAGGATTTCCAGCCGATGGAAGTCAGCCTTGACCGCCAGCAGGGCGCCAATGCCTGGCTGACCGTCGGCATCCGCGAGGGCAAGAACCGCGAGATCCGCCGCGCCATGGGCGAGGTCGGCATGACGGTGAACCGGCTGATCCGGGTCAGCTACGGCCCGTTCCGGCTCAATGACATGGAACCGGGTGCCGTGGTCGAGGTGAAACGCAAGATGCTGCGCGACCAGCTGGGCGACCGGCTTTTGCTGGGGGTCGAGGATGGCAAGCCGCCGCGGTCGGAACGGATGGCGCCGAAGCCCGGGGCCCGCAGACCGCGCCCCGAGGGCGGCGAGGGCGAGGAGCGCAAGGGCTTTGGCCGTCAGCGCGATTTCGCCGGGGCGGAGGGCGATCGCAAGCCGAAGTCCTTCGGCATGAAATCGCATCGCGAGGAGGGCGAGCGCAAACCCTTCGCGCGGCGCGAGGACGGCGAGCGGAAGCCCTATGCGCGTCGTGAAGACGGCGACCGCAAGCCCTACGCCCCGCGCGATGGCGAGAAGAAACCCTACGCGCGTCGCGAAGACGGCGACCGCAAGCCCTATGCGCCCCGCGATGGCGAGAAGAAGCCCTATTCGCGTCGCGAAGACGGCGACCGCAAGCCCTACGCCCCGCGCGACGGCGAGCGGAAGCCCTACGCCCGTCGTGAAGACGGCGACCGCAAGCCCTATGCGCCCCGCGATGGCGAGAAGAAGCCCTATGCGCGTCGCGAAGACGGCGACCGCAAGCCCTACGCCCCGCGCGACGGCGAGCGGAAGCCCTACGCCCGTCGTGAAGACGGCGACCGCAAGCCCTACGCGCCCCGCGATGGCGAGAAGAAACCCTACGCGCGTCGCGAAGATGGTGACCGCAAGCCCTACGCGCCCCGCGATGGCGAGAAGAAACCCTACGCGCGTCGTGAAGACGGCGACCGCAAGCCCTACGCCCCGCGCGACGGCGAGAAGAAACCCTATGCGCGTCGCGAGGATGGTGACCGCAAGCCCTACGCGCCCCGCGATGGCGAGAAGAAACCCTATGCGCGTCGTGAGGATGGCGACCGCAAGCCCTATGCCCCGCGCGATGGCGAAGCGGGCAAATCCTTCGGGCCGCGCGGCGGCAAGCTCGGTTTCAAATCCGAGGGCTTCAAAAGCCACGGCGGCAAACCCGGCGGCAAACCGCGCTCGGAAGGGTTCAAAAGCCACGCGGGCGGCGACAAGCGCCCCTTCGGCGGCAAGCCCGGCCCGAAACGCGGCTGA
- a CDS encoding 5-bromo-4-chloroindolyl phosphate hydrolysis family protein, with protein MAQRFGGKYSPRPGAPTPGFPGVAPDRLPDPAPRHRLAGRPAWLVFAAFPFLFNAFGDGPLALARNLGAFATIGLAAFLLREGLKAEAAWDARKTARRPALPRKALGSVLLGAGLAAGAQAPELGLIGTGVVAAVGLALGLIGFGLDPMQDKGMEGVDAFQQDRVAKVVAEGEKHLTALREAIARIDDARLTARTEAFAASARGLFRAVEDDPGDLTAARRYMTVYLQGARDAGVKFADLWAGNRDETARAAFESLLDDLEANFTARTRALLESGREGLEIEIEVLRDRLARDGVISAPGSDL; from the coding sequence ATGGCGCAGCGTTTCGGCGGCAAATATTCGCCCCGGCCCGGGGCGCCCACGCCGGGCTTTCCCGGCGTCGCCCCCGACCGGCTGCCAGATCCCGCGCCGCGCCACCGGCTGGCAGGCCGCCCGGCCTGGCTGGTCTTTGCGGCCTTCCCCTTTCTTTTCAATGCGTTCGGCGATGGCCCCCTGGCGCTTGCGCGCAATCTTGGCGCCTTTGCCACGATCGGCCTGGCCGCCTTTCTGCTGCGCGAGGGGCTGAAGGCCGAGGCCGCCTGGGACGCCCGCAAGACCGCCCGCCGCCCCGCCCTGCCGCGCAAGGCCCTGGGGTCGGTGCTGCTGGGGGCGGGGCTGGCCGCGGGGGCGCAGGCGCCCGAACTTGGCCTGATCGGCACGGGGGTCGTGGCCGCCGTGGGCCTGGCGCTTGGCCTGATCGGCTTCGGCCTTGATCCGATGCAGGACAAGGGGATGGAAGGGGTCGACGCGTTTCAGCAAGACCGCGTCGCGAAAGTGGTGGCCGAGGGCGAAAAGCACCTGACCGCCCTGCGCGAAGCCATCGCCCGGATCGACGACGCACGGCTGACCGCCCGGACCGAGGCCTTTGCCGCCTCGGCCCGCGGGCTGTTTCGCGCCGTCGAGGATGACCCGGGCGATCTGACCGCGGCGCGGCGCTACATGACCGTCTATCTGCAGGGCGCCCGCGACGCCGGGGTGAAATTCGCCGATCTCTGGGCGGGCAACCGCGACGAAACCGCCCGGGCCGCCTTCGAATCGCTGCTTGATGATCTGGAGGCGAATTTCACCGCCCGCACCCGGGCGCTGCTGGAAAGCGGCCGCGAGGGGCTGGAGATCGAAATCGAGGTCCTGCGCGACCGGCTGGCCCGCGACGGCGTGATCAGCGCCCCCGGAAGCGACCTCTGA
- a CDS encoding toxic anion resistance protein: protein MTETVRAEAAKALAEIETVTATPLAEPAPPPVPLAEAAPPVAEAIRARMAEIDLRDSGSITQFGTKAQVELQAISQEMLADVRAKDLGAAGDSLSALVTTIRGFSEEELDVRRERSLWDRLTGRAAPFAKFVARYEEVQGQIDSITDALLGHEQRLLVDIKALDRLYEKTLKFYDELALYIAAGEAKIAETDRADIPAREAALAAAPEADKMLRAQELRDLRAARDDLERRVHDLKLTRQVTMQSLPSIRLVQENDKSLITKINSTLVNTVPLWETQLAQAVTIQRSADAAKAVKEAADLTNALLAANAKTLREANATVRTEMERGVFDIAAIRGANAELIATIEDSLRIADEGKRHRAEAEAELVTLEATLRETLSSARAKPVQGKE from the coding sequence ATGACCGAGACCGTCCGCGCCGAAGCCGCAAAGGCGCTTGCCGAGATCGAAACCGTGACCGCGACGCCTTTGGCCGAGCCCGCCCCGCCGCCGGTGCCGCTGGCCGAAGCCGCCCCGCCCGTGGCCGAGGCGATCCGCGCCCGGATGGCGGAAATCGACCTGCGCGACAGCGGCTCGATCACCCAGTTCGGCACCAAGGCGCAGGTGGAATTGCAGGCGATCTCGCAGGAGATGCTGGCCGATGTCCGCGCCAAGGATCTGGGCGCGGCGGGCGACAGCCTTTCGGCGCTGGTGACGACGATCCGCGGTTTCTCCGAGGAGGAACTGGACGTGCGCCGCGAACGCTCGCTTTGGGACCGGCTGACCGGCCGCGCCGCGCCGTTTGCGAAATTCGTCGCCCGCTACGAAGAGGTGCAGGGCCAGATCGACAGCATCACCGATGCGCTTCTGGGCCATGAACAGCGGCTGCTGGTCGATATCAAGGCGCTCGATCGGCTTTACGAGAAGACCCTGAAATTCTACGACGAACTGGCGCTTTACATCGCCGCGGGCGAGGCGAAGATCGCCGAGACCGACCGCGCCGACATCCCCGCCAGGGAAGCCGCGCTGGCCGCCGCCCCCGAGGCCGACAAGATGCTGCGCGCGCAGGAGCTGCGCGATCTGCGCGCGGCGCGCGACGATCTGGAACGGCGCGTGCATGATCTGAAGCTGACGCGACAGGTGACGATGCAGTCGCTGCCCTCGATCCGGCTGGTGCAGGAAAACGACAAGAGCCTGATCACCAAGATCAATTCGACGCTCGTCAACACCGTGCCGCTGTGGGAAACGCAGCTGGCGCAGGCGGTGACGATCCAGCGCTCGGCCGATGCGGCGAAAGCGGTGAAGGAGGCGGCCGATCTGACGAACGCGCTGCTGGCGGCCAATGCCAAGACCCTGCGCGAGGCCAATGCGACGGTGCGCACGGAAATGGAGCGCGGCGTTTTCGACATCGCGGCGATCCGCGGCGCCAATGCCGAGCTGATCGCGACGATCGAGGACAGTCTGCGCATCGCCGACGAGGGCAAGCGGCACCGCGCCGAGGCCGAGGCGGAACTGGTCACGCTGGAAGCCACGCTGCGCGAGACGCTGTCTTCGGCCCGGGCCAAGCCGGTGCAGGGCAAGGAATGA
- a CDS encoding DUF2927 domain-containing protein: MTQGQRLAALFALTTALSGCFFETDKGGLDRSPRPAPAPPAPVSVSPRSAESLAVETYYRQVETTLRSRGLMRVDVAPRDAPFATHQLIENFIHIALYDEYSAFGGTYIAQTRASRLRRWEVPVRMSVSFGDSVPLAQRARDRAMISAYAGQLATATRHPVSVVSEAANFDVLVVNEDERRALAPRLMQLVPGIDAASVTAITNLAPSTFCVVFAFSAGDAPAYNHAVAVIRAEHPDLMRRSCVHEELAQGLGLANDYPNARPSVFNDDEEFALLTRHDELLLRMLYDPRLRPGMTEAEARPIITDIATELTGGS, encoded by the coding sequence ATGACGCAAGGTCAAAGACTTGCGGCGCTTTTCGCGCTGACCACGGCGCTTTCGGGCTGCTTTTTCGAGACCGACAAGGGCGGGCTTGACCGCTCTCCGCGGCCTGCGCCCGCACCGCCCGCGCCGGTCTCGGTCAGCCCGCGCAGCGCCGAAAGTCTGGCCGTCGAGACCTATTACCGTCAGGTCGAAACGACGCTGCGCAGCCGCGGGCTGATGCGCGTCGATGTTGCGCCCCGCGATGCGCCCTTTGCCACGCATCAGCTGATCGAGAATTTCATCCATATCGCGCTTTACGACGAATATTCCGCCTTTGGAGGCACTTACATCGCGCAGACCCGGGCCTCGCGGCTGCGCCGCTGGGAGGTTCCGGTGCGGATGTCGGTCAGTTTCGGCGATTCTGTGCCGCTGGCGCAGCGCGCCCGGGACCGGGCGATGATCTCGGCCTATGCGGGCCAGCTGGCCACCGCGACGCGCCATCCGGTTTCGGTCGTCAGCGAGGCGGCGAATTTCGACGTGCTGGTGGTGAACGAGGACGAACGCCGCGCCCTCGCCCCGCGGCTGATGCAGCTGGTGCCCGGCATCGACGCCGCCTCGGTCACGGCGATCACCAACCTTGCGCCCTCGACCTTCTGTGTCGTCTTCGCCTTCTCGGCGGGCGACGCGCCTGCCTACAACCATGCGGTCGCGGTGATCCGCGCCGAACATCCCGACCTGATGCGGCGGTCCTGCGTGCATGAGGAACTGGCGCAAGGTCTTGGACTTGCGAATGATTATCCGAATGCGCGGCCCTCGGTCTTCAATGACGACGAGGAATTCGCGCTGCTGACCCGGCATGACGAGCTGTTGCTGCGGATGCTTTATGACCCGCGCCTGCGCCCCGGCATGACCGAGGCCGAAGCGCGGCCGATCATCACCGACATCGCCACCGAACTGACCGGCGGCAGCTAG
- a CDS encoding SPFH domain-containing protein: MGILDFLTGEFIDVIHWVDDTRDTMVWRFEREGHAIKYGAKLTVREGQAAVFVHEGQLADVFGPGLYQLETNNLPILTTLQHWDHGFRSPFKSEIYFLNTTRFTDLKWGTKNPVTCRDPEFGPVRLRAFGTYAMRIVDPAVFMKEIVGTDGEFTADEISFQIRNVIVQEFSRVMAAAKIPVLDMAANTADMGRLVAGAIDPVIAAYGLSIPEFYIENISLPEEVEKVLDQRTSMGIVGDLNRYMQFNAAQAVAQPGSPMGTAMGMGMGAGMGMGMAAGPWGAPASAPAAVAVAPPPPPPPPIEAVWHVAANGQTTGPFGRAQLAAMITAGGFSRASLVWAPGQEGWKPASDVPDLAALFATTPPPPPPGV; encoded by the coding sequence ATGGGCATTCTCGATTTCCTGACCGGCGAATTCATCGACGTGATCCATTGGGTCGATGACACGCGCGACACCATGGTCTGGCGCTTCGAACGCGAGGGGCATGCGATCAAATACGGCGCGAAACTGACCGTGCGCGAGGGGCAGGCGGCGGTTTTCGTGCATGAAGGCCAGCTGGCCGATGTCTTCGGGCCCGGGCTTTATCAGCTTGAAACCAACAACTTGCCGATCCTGACGACGCTGCAGCATTGGGATCACGGCTTCCGCTCGCCCTTCAAATCCGAGATCTATTTTCTCAACACCACCCGCTTCACCGATCTGAAATGGGGCACGAAGAACCCGGTGACCTGCCGCGATCCGGAATTCGGCCCGGTGCGGCTGCGCGCCTTTGGCACCTATGCGATGCGCATCGTCGATCCGGCTGTTTTCATGAAGGAAATCGTCGGCACCGATGGCGAATTCACCGCCGACGAGATCAGCTTTCAGATCCGCAACGTGATCGTGCAGGAATTCTCGCGGGTGATGGCCGCGGCGAAGATCCCGGTGCTCGACATGGCGGCGAACACGGCCGACATGGGCAGGCTGGTGGCGGGGGCGATCGATCCGGTGATTGCGGCCTATGGCCTGTCGATCCCGGAATTCTACATTGAAAACATCAGCCTGCCCGAGGAAGTCGAGAAGGTTCTGGATCAGCGGACCTCGATGGGGATCGTTGGCGATCTGAACCGCTACATGCAGTTCAACGCCGCGCAGGCGGTGGCGCAGCCGGGCAGCCCGATGGGCACGGCGATGGGCATGGGCATGGGTGCAGGAATGGGGATGGGCATGGCTGCCGGGCCCTGGGGCGCGCCCGCCTCTGCCCCCGCCGCGGTCGCGGTCGCGCCGCCCCCTCCGCCGCCGCCGCCCATCGAAGCCGTCTGGCATGTGGCGGCGAACGGGCAGACGACCGGCCCCTTTGGCCGCGCGCAACTGGCGGCGATGATCACCGCAGGCGGGTTCAGCCGGGCCAGCCTGGTCTGGGCACCGGGACAGGAGGGATGGAAACCGGCCTCTGACGTGCCGGATCTGGCCGCGCTTTTCGCCACCACGCCGCCCCCGCCGCCGCCCGGGGTGTAA
- a CDS encoding carbohydrate kinase family protein: MILSCGEALIDMLPRQGTAGEACFAPHAGGSVFNTAIALGRLGVRAGFLSGISTDLFGEVLIGTLAASNVDAGLAIRSDRPTTLAFVKLVDGHASYAFYDENTAGRMILPGDLPALPAAVRALFFGGISLPVDPCGGTYEALMAREAASRVTMIDPNIRPGFIRDEAAYRARLARMIALADIVKLSDEDLRWLEGPGEIAALAQGLLRRGPKLVFVTEGGTGAHAFGAGLSVFAPAQRVTVVDTVGAGDTFNAGVLAALDRAGRLTKAAVAAADAPLVSACLALGNAAAAITVSRAGANPPWAEELK, translated from the coding sequence ATGATCCTGAGTTGTGGTGAAGCGCTGATCGACATGCTGCCGCGGCAAGGCACGGCGGGCGAGGCCTGTTTTGCGCCCCATGCGGGGGGGTCGGTGTTCAATACGGCGATCGCGCTGGGGCGTCTGGGGGTGCGGGCCGGGTTTCTGTCGGGGATTTCGACCGATCTTTTCGGCGAGGTGCTGATCGGGACACTGGCGGCGTCAAATGTCGATGCGGGGCTGGCGATCCGCTCTGACCGGCCGACGACGCTGGCCTTCGTGAAGCTGGTGGATGGTCACGCAAGCTACGCATTTTACGACGAAAATACCGCCGGACGGATGATCCTTCCCGGTGATCTGCCCGCGCTTCCGGCCGCGGTGCGGGCGCTTTTCTTCGGCGGCATCTCGCTGCCCGTCGATCCCTGCGGCGGCACCTACGAAGCCCTGATGGCGCGCGAAGCGGCGAGCCGGGTCACCATGATTGACCCGAACATCCGCCCCGGTTTCATCCGCGACGAGGCCGCCTATCGCGCGCGCCTGGCGCGGATGATCGCGCTGGCCGACATCGTGAAACTCTCGGACGAGGATCTGCGCTGGCTGGAAGGCCCGGGCGAGATCGCGGCGCTGGCGCAGGGGCTGCTGCGCCGTGGGCCGAAGCTGGTCTTCGTCACCGAGGGCGGCACCGGCGCGCATGCTTTCGGCGCCGGACTGTCCGTTTTCGCCCCCGCGCAGCGGGTGACGGTGGTCGATACCGTCGGCGCGGGCGACACGTTCAACGCGGGCGTTCTGGCGGCGCTCGACCGGGCGGGACGGCTGACGAAAGCCGCTGTCGCGGCGGCCGATGCGCCGCTTGTGTCGGCCTGTCTGGCGCTTGGCAATGCGGCCGCCGCGATCACCGTCAGCCGTGCGGGCGCCAACCCGCCCTGGGCAGAGGAGCTGAAATGA
- the dtd gene encoding D-aminoacyl-tRNA deacylase has translation MRALIQRVRRAKVEVEERVTGEIGPGLLILVCAMQGDTEAEAEKLAARIAKLRIFKDEAGKMNRAVTDIGGACLVVSQFTLAADTSRGNRPGFSTAAPPDEGNRLYVQFSNNLRALGLPVANGEFGADMAVSLVNDGPVTIWMDTADRA, from the coding sequence ATGAGAGCCCTGATCCAGCGCGTCCGCCGCGCAAAAGTCGAAGTCGAGGAACGGGTTACCGGCGAAATCGGGCCGGGCCTGCTGATCCTTGTCTGCGCCATGCAGGGCGACACCGAAGCCGAGGCGGAAAAACTCGCCGCCCGGATCGCGAAGCTGCGCATCTTCAAGGACGAGGCCGGCAAGATGAACCGCGCGGTCACCGATATCGGCGGCGCCTGCCTCGTGGTGAGCCAGTTCACCCTTGCCGCCGACACTTCGCGCGGCAACCGCCCGGGCTTTTCCACGGCCGCCCCGCCGGACGAGGGCAACCGGCTTTATGTGCAGTTTTCGAACAATCTGCGCGCGCTTGGCCTTCCGGTCGCGAATGGCGAATTCGGCGCGGACATGGCGGTCAGCCTGGTCAATGACGGGCCGGTGACGATCTGGATGGACACTGCCGACCGCGCCTGA
- a CDS encoding DEAD/DEAH box helicase yields the protein MLLKNLAGLGLTKPTPIQAQGIPHIVRGRDILGLAQTGTGKTAAFGLPMLTRILAYGKRPAPKTVRALVLAPTRELATQIHDNLAAYAEGAPVRIQRVVGGASLNVQAEKLSKGCDVLIATPGRLIDLIERRALVLSETKYLVLDEADQMLDIGFIHALRRIAKLIPAERQTLLFSATMPKLMEELAASYLSDPIRVEVATPGKAAEKIDQGVHFTTQGEKAALLAEYISRHPGELAVVFNRTKHGSDKLTKLLEKWGFSVTAIHGNKSQGQRERALSAFRASEVQVLVATDVAARGLDIPQVAHVYNYDLPNVPENYVHRIGRTARAGRDGRAVAFCGPLEMSDLRAIEAAMGAKIPVIGGEAHAEGGSRPAPGRSGQPKKPHRGQGPKPAREGEAKPARKPDAKPAAKRGGRAEGHAPAGGQAAPKRPARAQRGH from the coding sequence ATGCTGCTGAAAAATCTTGCGGGCCTTGGCCTGACCAAGCCGACGCCGATCCAGGCGCAGGGCATTCCGCATATCGTGCGCGGCCGCGACATCCTGGGCCTGGCCCAGACCGGGACCGGCAAGACCGCCGCTTTCGGCCTGCCGATGCTGACCCGCATCCTGGCCTATGGCAAGCGCCCGGCGCCGAAAACCGTGCGTGCGCTGGTGCTTGCGCCGACGCGGGAACTTGCGACGCAGATCCATGACAACCTTGCCGCCTATGCCGAGGGCGCCCCGGTGCGCATCCAGCGCGTCGTCGGCGGGGCTTCGCTGAACGTGCAGGCGGAAAAACTGTCCAAGGGCTGCGACGTGCTGATCGCCACGCCGGGCCGGTTGATCGACCTGATCGAACGCCGCGCGCTGGTGCTGAGCGAGACGAAATATCTGGTGCTCGACGAGGCCGACCAGATGCTCGACATCGGTTTCATCCATGCGCTGCGCCGCATCGCCAAGCTGATCCCGGCAGAGCGGCAGACGCTGCTGTTCTCGGCCACGATGCCGAAGCTGATGGAGGAACTGGCGGCCAGCTACCTCTCCGACCCGATCCGGGTCGAGGTCGCCACCCCCGGCAAGGCCGCCGAAAAGATCGACCAGGGCGTGCATTTCACCACCCAGGGCGAAAAGGCGGCCCTTCTGGCCGAATATATCTCGCGCCATCCGGGCGAATTGGCCGTGGTCTTCAACCGCACCAAGCATGGCTCGGACAAGCTGACCAAGCTTTTGGAAAAATGGGGTTTTTCGGTCACCGCCATCCATGGCAACAAAAGCCAGGGGCAGCGGGAACGGGCGCTTTCGGCGTTCCGCGCCAGCGAGGTGCAGGTGCTGGTGGCGACCGATGTGGCCGCGCGCGGGCTTGATATTCCGCAGGTGGCGCATGTCTACAACTACGACCTGCCGAACGTGCCGGAAAACTACGTGCACCGCATCGGCCGCACCGCGCGGGCCGGGCGCGATGGCCGCGCCGTGGCCTTCTGCGGTCCGCTCGAAATGAGCGATCTGCGCGCGATCGAAGCCGCGATGGGGGCGAAGATCCCGGTCATCGGCGGCGAAGCCCATGCCGAAGGCGGCAGCCGTCCCGCGCCGGGGCGCAGCGGCCAGCCGAAGAAACCGCATCGCGGTCAGGGCCCGAAACCCGCCCGCGAGGGCGAGGCGAAACCGGCCCGCAAGCCCGATGCGAAACCGGCGGCGAAACGCGGCGGCCGCGCCGAGGGACATGCGCCCGCGGGCGGACAGGCCGCGCCGAAGCGTCCGGCCCGTGCGCAACGCGGCCACTGA
- a CDS encoding thymidine kinase, producing MAKLYFHYSTMNAGKSTALLQASYNYIERGMQTLLVTARLDDRAGPGKIGSRIGISAAATCFTPQTDMFDLCKNRLISGPCACVFIDESQFLTEAQVWQLARVVDDLGLPVMCYGLRVDFRGQLFPGSAALLALADEMREVRTICHCGKKATMVVRMGPDGQALHEGAQVQIGGNETYVSLCRRHWREAMGDGPQA from the coding sequence ATGGCCAAGCTTTACTTCCATTACTCGACGATGAATGCCGGCAAGAGCACCGCGCTTTTGCAGGCCTCCTACAACTACATCGAACGCGGCATGCAGACCCTGCTGGTCACGGCGCGTCTGGATGACCGGGCCGGGCCGGGAAAGATCGGCAGCCGCATCGGCATCTCGGCCGCGGCGACCTGTTTCACCCCCCAGACCGACATGTTCGATTTGTGCAAGAATCGGCTGATCTCGGGCCCCTGCGCCTGCGTTTTCATCGACGAATCACAATTCCTCACCGAGGCGCAGGTCTGGCAGCTGGCCCGGGTCGTGGATGATCTGGGGCTGCCGGTGATGTGCTACGGGCTGCGCGTCGACTTTCGCGGCCAGCTGTTCCCGGGCTCTGCGGCGCTGCTTGCGCTGGCCGACGAGATGCGCGAGGTCCGCACCATCTGCCATTGCGGAAAGAAGGCGACGATGGTGGTGCGGATGGGGCCCGATGGCCAGGCCCTGCACGAGGGCGCGCAGGTGCAGATCGGTGGCAACGAGACCTATGTCTCGCTCTGTCGTCGCCACTGGCGCGAAGCCATGGGCGACGGCCCGCAAGCTTGA
- a CDS encoding thioredoxin domain-containing protein, producing MAESLRLTCLACGQANKVPSDRLAAGPKCGICGAGLITGKVAGIDPAILARAERDDLPLLVDFWAPWCGPCRQMAPQFQAAAATLAGQVRLAKIDTQAHPAVAGRHRIQGIPAFILFHKGRELARAAGARPASELVGFVRGKLGARA from the coding sequence ATGGCGGAATCGCTGCGACTGACCTGTCTGGCCTGCGGGCAGGCGAACAAGGTGCCGTCGGACCGGCTGGCGGCGGGGCCGAAATGCGGCATCTGCGGCGCCGGTCTGATCACCGGCAAGGTGGCCGGGATCGATCCGGCGATTCTGGCCCGGGCCGAGCGCGACGACCTGCCGCTGCTGGTCGATTTCTGGGCGCCCTGGTGCGGCCCCTGCCGACAGATGGCGCCGCAGTTCCAAGCCGCCGCGGCGACGCTTGCCGGTCAGGTGCGGCTGGCGAAGATCGACACCCAGGCCCATCCGGCGGTGGCCGGGCGCCACCGGATTCAGGGCATTCCCGCCTTCATCCTGTTTCACAAGGGCCGCGAACTGGCCCGGGCCGCGGGCGCGCGGCCCGCAAGCGAGCTTGTCGGCTTCGTCCGCGGCAAGCTGGGCGCCCGCGCCTGA
- a CDS encoding class I SAM-dependent methyltransferase, translating to MTSRLDLLLKHVTPTAPGIEIAPYFNPALPKRAGCNVRIFDVFDTETLRARARENSFIPDSRIAEIEAVDFVGDACRIGAVLGREGLLGRFDHIVSSHNFEHLANPILFLQGAAQALKPGGVLSMAIPDGRACFDHFRFPTRLGDWLLAYHTDRDKPDPVTLFDAHGYRALYWRGADPSEAAGFLSEDPAQFRPESELQAQYRAFVARLEAPYAYTDAHCSVLFPELFELHLRELHHLGLVDFEILEIVPTQGHEFFVHLRKPVAPAPQDAPQDTPQDADDFHRRRAALLRAVALRMGETPFLSTPRWEIADRDAAHPLRALLQNPRQILARLRIWNRQRRQRRRAKRAAR from the coding sequence ATGACGTCCCGCCTCGACCTGCTTTTGAAACATGTGACCCCGACCGCCCCCGGGATCGAGATTGCCCCCTATTTCAACCCCGCCCTGCCGAAACGCGCGGGCTGCAACGTCCGGATCTTCGACGTCTTCGACACCGAAACCCTGCGCGCCCGGGCGCGCGAGAACAGCTTCATCCCCGACAGCCGCATCGCCGAGATCGAAGCGGTCGATTTCGTCGGCGACGCCTGCCGGATCGGCGCCGTGCTGGGCCGCGAGGGCCTGCTGGGCCGGTTCGACCACATCGTCTCGTCGCATAATTTCGAACATCTCGCCAATCCGATCCTGTTCCTGCAGGGCGCGGCGCAGGCGCTGAAACCGGGCGGCGTGCTGAGCATGGCGATTCCCGACGGCCGCGCCTGTTTCGACCATTTCCGCTTCCCGACCCGGCTGGGCGACTGGCTGCTGGCCTATCACACCGACCGCGACAAGCCCGATCCGGTGACGCTGTTCGATGCCCATGGCTATCGCGCCCTGTATTGGCGCGGCGCGGATCCAAGCGAGGCCGCGGGCTTTCTGAGCGAGGATCCGGCGCAGTTCCGCCCCGAATCGGAGCTGCAGGCGCAATACCGTGCCTTCGTGGCCCGGCTCGAGGCGCCCTATGCCTATACCGACGCTCATTGCAGCGTGCTGTTCCCCGAGCTGTTCGAACTGCATCTGCGCGAATTGCACCATCTGGGGCTGGTCGATTTCGAGATCCTCGAGATCGTGCCGACGCAGGGGCATGAATTCTTCGTGCATCTGCGCAAGCCGGTGGCCCCCGCCCCGCAAGACGCCCCCCAGGACACGCCGCAGGACGCGGACGACTTCCACCGCCGCCGGGCCGCGCTGCTGCGCGCCGTGGCGTTGCGGATGGGCGAAACGCCGTTCCTGAGCACGCCGCGCTGGGAGATCGCCGACCGCGACGCCGCGCATCCGCTGCGCGCGCTGCTGCAAAACCCGCGGCAGATTCTGGCGCGGCTGCGAATCTGGAACCGGCAACGCCGCCAGCGGCGGCGGGCCAAACGCGCGGCGCGCTAA